The Acinetobacter lwoffii genomic sequence AGAAAATCACAGGCGCGATGATCATTTTAATCAGACGGATAAATGCATCACCAAGCGGTTTGAGCTGTTCGCCCAAGCCAGGGACATGTTGTTCTACGCCATTGATAATTTGCGTACCACTAGGCGAAAAATGCCCGACCAGAATACCTGCAATAATGGCCACAATCACTTGAAAATACAGTGACTTATAGATTGGTTGTTTCGCCATAATAAATCTACTTGAACGATATCAAAAATAAGAAAGACCATTTTGAGGAATACACTGACCTATTCATCCCTTCTCGAATGAACTTGATCAAGTCTCAATAGGCTCAAGAGAATGTTCAAAATGATAATCAGCCATGCATTGAATCTGACACTCAAGTATCAGACCAAAGTATTAAATGGGAGAAAGAGATTAAGAAAAATTAAACAGACTCTAAAAATTGCCTAAATTTTACCGAATATTCAGACTAAATGCGCATAACTTATTAGGCGGTTGCTTATGTTTTAATCAGAATAGATTAGACATTAGTCGATAATCAGATTTAACTGATTGTTTTACGTATACTGAAAGGTTTATGGATTTCCATCATCTCCCTTGACATTAATATTTTCTGCAAGCTGTAAAAAGTTATGAATACCAAAAGAAATATTTATAAAGATTTCGAACATCCCTTTGCCCAATATGTACGCATTGTGGGTAAAGGGAAAAATGGCGCCCGCTCCCTCAGCTATGATGAAGCCTATCAAGCCTTCAGTATGATTTTGAAAAATGAAGTGCTGGATGTGCAGTTAGGTGCATTCTTGATGTTATTGCGGGTCAAGGAAGAATCTGTAGATGAGTTGGCCGGTTTTGTACAGGCGACACGTGACCAGCTGAGTTTCAAAAAACTGGATGTCGATCTGGACTGGTCTTCATATGCGGGCAAGCGCAAGCATTATCCATGGTTTATTCTGGCAGCCCTGACACTGGCCAAGCATGGTTATAATATTGTGATGCATGGTGCCTCGGGCCATACCATGAACCGCGTTTACACCGAACAGGTGCTGACTTACTTAGGCTATCCAATCTGTCAAAATGATGCCGAGGTTGAACAGCAACTTCTACAACAGCATTTTGCTTACATACCGTTAGAAGTAATTTCTCCGATTCTTGCAGACTTGATTGCGCTGCGTAATGTCATGGGCTTACGCTCCCCAATTCATACCCTGGCGCGTCTGATCAATCCCTTTAATGCCAAAGCGACCCTGCAAGCGATTTTTCATCCGGCTTATCGTGGTTCGCACCAGCAAGCGGCTTTCCGCTTAGGCTATAAAAATAGTGCGGTGATTAAAGGTGAAGGCGGCGAATTCGAGCGTAATCCGGATGCCAAAACGCTCATTTGTGGGATTAAAGATGGCGAGCTGTATGAGCATGAACTGCCGAAACTGACTGACAACCGCAGTCCGATTGAAGAAGAACTGGATCTGGCGCTATTTAAGGCTGTCTGGGATGGTCAGCAAAGCCATGATTATGGCGAGATTGCAGTGATAGAAACCATGGGCATTGCGCTATATACCATGGGCGTGTGTGACAGCTTTGAAGCTGCGATGCAAAAAGCCAAAACCTTATGGGCGAATCGCCACACGGTTTAATCTTGTGCAAAAGAAAAAAGCATTGTTCAGTGAATGAACAATGCTTTTTTTTAATTGTATTATTGCTATTGGCTGGGAATTAAGCCTTAAACAAAACGAATCGGCTTGAATTCTGGTTCATTCTTGTGATGATCATCATCACACTCCTCACCCTCTTCTTTAGTACCACGGTCGATATAACCGCTGCGCTCATTTTCAGGCAGGTTTTTCATTTCCCAGGCATACACTGCCTGCATACAGGTCTGACGCTGTTCCGGTGTCAAGGCTACACCGTTTGGCCACTTTCCAATTTCGACTGCTGTTCTTAGGCGTTCAACAATCTCAGGATTGAGTACGGCAAGCATTTGTTCAATATTCATGATTTAATCCTGCTTAAAATAATCAAAGTCCTGATTCCACCCCAGTTTGGTTCGACAGGCATTATAAAAGTCATAGCCGGGTGGATGCAGAAGATTCAGTTTAAAGGGATGCTTGCGAATATGGACGCTATCGCCCACATTCAAAGACACACTGTGTTGTCCATCCGCACTAACCATCGGCAGTACGCGATTTTCACGAATCAATAATTTAATTTCACTATGTCCACCGACCACAATCGGGCGTGAAGACAAGGTATGCGGATGCATCGGTACCAAGGCAATCGCATCCATACTTGGATGTACGATCGGGCCACCACCAGAAAGCGCATAAGCTGTAGAACCAGTCGGCGTAGAGACAATCAGGCCATCACTGTGCTGACGATAGACATATTGCCCATCAATATTCAGCTCAAAATCGATCATATGCACCGATTTCCCTGAATGTAGCACCACATCATTTAGGGCAATGGCATCGTAAATCACTTCACCTTTGGAGCGAATTTCAACTTCGAGTAAAAAACGTCGCTCAGTCTGAAAGTCACCTTTTAATACCTGATCCAGCTTGAAGATCACTTCGGTCGGCTTGATATCCGTTAAAAACCCCAGACGACCACGGTTAACCCCGATTACCGGGGTATTGTACTTGACCAAGGCGCGTGCTGCATGTAATAGCGAGCCGTCACCGCCCACGACAATCACCAGATCCACCACCTCACCCAATAAGGCACGACTGACGGTTTGGGTATTTTGATAGGGAACAAGTTCAGCTGTCGCTGCATCAAAAACTGGATGTAGGCCTAGATTGAGAAGATGATCGTGAATAAGGCATAAGGTTTCAACCACCGACGATTTATCAGGACGTCCTATTAACCCGATATTTCGAAAGGTCTTATGGGAAATTTGCACCAGTGTCGTCGCTCCGCTACGAATCCTGCTTATCATAACATTAAGCTATACCTGGATGACAATTTATAACAGTGCTTCATAGGTAGGAAATTATTTGAAATATATTCGAATTAAGGAGAAATTGTGGGGTTTCATTTTAATTTTAAGCGCATTTCTTGATTAAATATTGCAAAATAATGAAAAGCTTCGCATGATTAGCACAATTTCACAGGATCTTATAAGTATTTATGAAATCTGAACGTGGCATGGGGTTTCTTGCCTTAATTTTTTCTATTATTGTCATTTCTATCTTTGTAGCATTTAGTATCTATTTGATTAGATTAGACAATATTGTACGCGACAAGTTTGAAGGTCAGCGCTGGGATATTCCGGCCAAGGTCTTCGCACGTCCGATGGAAGTGTACGTGAATGCCCCAGTCAGTCTGCAGGATTTCCAACAAGAATTAAAATTACTCGGTTATAAAAATTCGGATAGTTATACCAAATCAGGCAGCTTTGTCACCACGGGTAATACCCTATATGTGCATACACGCGGCTTTGATTTTGGTGACCGGGTTGAACCGGAGCAAATATTAAAAGTCAGTTTCAGCGGTGAACAGATTGCAGAAGTCAGCGCGACCAAACCATCTTCAAGCGGGATTGCACGTCTAGAACCTTTATTAATAGGCGGGATTTATCCGCAGCATAACGAAGACCGTGTGCTGATCAAGCTAAATAAAGTGCCTAAGCCCTTGATCGAAGCGCTGATCGCGACTGAAGACCGTAAGTTCTATGAGCATCATGGGGTTTCACCGCGTGGTATTGCACGTGCCGTGGTCAGTAATATTACCGGTGGTAAACGTCAGGGCGGCTCAACCTTGACCCAGCAATTGGTTAAAAATTTCTATTTGACTCCTGAGCGTACCTTAAAACGTAAAGTGAATGAAGCCTTTATGGCGATGCTGATTGAATTGCATTATGACAAGAATGAAATTCTGGAAGCTTATCTGAATGAGGTAAATCTGGGTCAGAATGGTAACTACTCCATTAATGGTTATGGTCTGGCATCGCAGTTTTATTTTGGCCTGCCACTGCGTGAACTGAATATTTCACAGCAAGCATTTCTGGTGGGTTTAGTCCAAGGTCCAAGCCTATATAATCCATGGCGCAATCCTGAAAGTGCGAAAAAACGTCGTGATATCGTCCTGAATAATATGCTGGTGATGGGCTATCTGACTCAGGAACAATATGAAAAAGAAACCGCACGTCCGTTAAATGTCATTTCAAAACCGACTTTAGGCCCTGCCCGCTTCCCGGATTTTCTGGATATCGTACGTCGTCAATTGCGTACAGATTATCAGGAAACCGATCTGACCAATCAGGGTCTGCGAATTTTCACCACTTTAGATCCTTTAGCCCAAACCAGAATTCAGGACAGCTTTAAAGAGACGGTGGCGCGTTTAAGCAAATCCAATCCGGGTCGCCTGAAAGATTTACAGGGTGCGGTATTGGTATCGCATCCGGAAAATGGTGAGCTGGTGGCCGCGGTGGGTTCGACTCAAGATTTTACCGGCTTTAACCGCGCAGTCGATGCTAAGCGGCAAGTCGGTTCCCTGTTAAAGCCTGTGATCTACCTGAGTGCACTGGAATCGAACCGTTATCACTGGGCGAGCCCAATTGAAGACAGTGAAATCAGCATCAAGAGTGACGGCAAAACCTGGACACCGAAAAACTATAGTGGTCGCGGACATGGTGTCATTCCAATGTCACAAGCCTTATCGCAATCTTATAACCTGTCCACTGTGCGTTTAGCACAAGAATTTGGTCTGTCCACCTTTATTAATCATCTGAAAAAATTTGGTGTGACCTCAGATATTCCATCTTATCCATCGATTTACTTGGGTGCGGTAGATATGTCCCCGATGGAAGTGATGAATATTTACGGCAACTTTGCTACAGGCGGCTTTAAATACCCAACCAAAGCCATCCGCTCTGTGGTGGATGCCAACGGCCGCTCTCTGGATCGTTATAGCCTGAGTGTACAACCGACCATTGATCCAGCTTCTGCTTATGCCCTGAATTATGGCTTACAACAGGTCATGTCGAATGGTACAGGTCGTGCAGCCTATAACAGCTTACCACGCAGTCTGAATCTTGCTGGTAAGTCCGGTACTACGAATGACAGCCGTGACTCATGGTTTGCCGGATACTCAGGTAATTATATGACCGTGGTTTGGCTCGGTCTGGATGACAACAAAGTCACTGGCTTAACCGGTTCTTCAGGTGCCCTGCCCGTTTGGACCAATGTCATGAAACAGTTGCGCCAGAAACCGGTGAATCTGCCACAGCCGAATGAAATCGAATGGCATTGGCTGGATCGTTATACTGGTTTATTGTCTGCACAAGGCTGTGAAGGCGCCATGTATATCCCGATTTCGCGTCATGCCCTGCCAAATCAGGCGACTGCCTGCGGCATCTCGCATTATGCGACGGAACCTTATGATATTGATTCAGAACCTGCGCCATCTGATGCTGAACAGGATGATATGAGTCGCTACATACAAGAAAGTGAAACAGAAATAGAACGCGATCTTGAGAGCGAAACCCGTATTATCGCCAGTGGAAGTTATAGCCATTAATTGAGTCTATGTTTATGTTAAGAAAAATCCTCCCTGGTTTGCTCATCCTCAGTCTGGTGGGCTGCCAAAGTATCTCTGAGCCAGAAAAGCCAGTTACCCCAGTCAAGCCTGCGACGGAAAAACCTAAGGCAAAAACGCCAGACAGCGTAGTGATTACGCCTTATGACCGTCCTGACATCAAACGTCAGAAAATTGTCATTCCTGAACAGAAGCCGAAAAGCCAAAAGTTTGATGATGGCCGTAATCTGCCGGCTTTCAAGAGTCTGATGCAGCAAACCCAGCAGGCCTATACCAAGCAGCAGTTCGCTCAAGCTGAAGCGTCTGCAACTCAGGCACAGCGACTGGCCCCTCAGGCACCGGAAACCTATTTATACTTGGGTATGATTGCTAACCGTAAAAATCAGCCAGCAAGCGCCGATGCTTTTGCCTTACGTGGCCTGAGTTATGCACAATCTAGTGCCATGAAAAAGCAGCTTTGGCAAGTGCGCCTTAAATCTGCTCAGTTGCGGAAAAATGCCAAAGCGATTCAGCAAGCCCAACAGGCACTCAAAAAGCTTTAAGATAATTTTCCATAGAAACTGACTTACTAATAGAAAGTTTATTTTATAAATAAAGTGTTTAAATATAGCGAATGCCGGCAATGCCATAAGCGTGCTGGCTTTTTGCATACTCAAGCTCATCAGCCTTCATTCCACCCAAAGCAAAAACCGGAATCTGTACCTGCTCTGCCATTTGCTTGAATTGCTCCCAGCCTAGCGCAGGCGTGTCCGGATGCGTTGCGGTCGCCAGTACCGGACTCAGCAAGGCTGCTTCACAACCGATCTGTTCTGCATGCATTAAAGCACTCAGGTCATGACAGGCTGCCAGATAACGATAACCAGATTTCAATTCACCTTGTTTCAAGTCCATCAATTGAATCTGTTTTAGATGAATCGTACGAATCGTCTGCTGCTGCAATTCATTCAGTTGTGACCAAAGCTGCTGATTAATGATTAACTTGGAGAGTTGATCTACCGGATATTGGTGTAATTGCATGATCCGTTCAGGCGTTGCTTCCACGCGCCAATACAACATTTGATCTGTATCTAGACTTGATAAGATATCCAGATCTTCAGCAATCTTGATGCGCTGCGGCCATTGCAGCTTTTGAATCATGGACTGATTGGCTTTCGGGAAATTCAGCTGACCAAGTTCTTCCCGGCTATACCAACGCCAAGGCTGTTTGATTTCAGCCAGTTGAGTAGGCTGTACTGAAGCATGAAAAATATGCAAATTGACGATGAGATCTTCATATTCATGAGAAATAAAATCAGAAGCATGCCAGCGTTCGATATCAACCCCGACCTCTTCAATCACTTCGCGGCGGCAGGCTTCGACTGGTAATTCGCCCTGTTCAACTTTTCCGCCTGGAAATTCATATTTATTGCCCTGATGCTGCTTGGCCTCACGCCAGCCGACTAGAACCTGATTTTGATAAAATAAAAGCGCAATTGCGACATGAATTGTAGCTTTAGTCATGATGTACAGAACCGGTAAAGTTTTACAGATTGTAAGCAAATTAGAGTTTTTTATAAATTGCTCAATATTTCGTTGACAGATCTATTCGATAATGATTATCATTTAAATCAATCCAAAACACACCACGGAGTCGACGGAATGAACGCCCCATTTAGCCTATTCACCCGTAACAATGATACTCACCATGCCTTGCCAATGCTGCACTCCAACAATCTGTTTGCACTGGGTCGTGAAATCCGGATCATGCATGCCGGCGAAGAATACCGCTTGCGCCTGACCCGCAATAACCGTCTTATTCTGACCAAATAATTAAATCAGTTCTAATAATAACAAACGTGGGAAGCAGCAGTATGAATCAGCGCATACTGCTTTTTAATCTTCTGATCATGAGATTTGCTATTCAAGCTTAAAACTCAATAACACTTTAAGTCCGCCCAGATCCGACGGCGCATAGTCAATTTTAGCCGCATGCAATGCCATAATTTTCTGGCAAATGGACAAGCCTAAACCTGAACCTTGGGTTCGCGTACCCAAAGCCCGATAAAAACGTTCACCTAAACGTTCCAGTACATCATTAGCAATCCCCTCTCCTGAGTTTTCAATCAACAGCTGTATCTGATGCGGCTCAATAACCGTTCGGATCTCGACCTGTCCCTGCGGCGGCGTATAACGGATGGCATTGTCGACCAGATTGCGGATACAGCTAAAAATCAGCTCTGGATTCGCTTCAATCACAGCATCTTCAAGGTTTAGATTCCAGTGAATATCTTTTTCCTGTGCAAAAGGCTGCAATGCCTGCAAAGCCTCCTGAACCAGATTTTTGAGATTAACCGTTTGCGCTGGTAATTGCTCTGTCCGTTCCGGATCGAGTCGTGCCAGTAAAAGTAAATTTTCCAGTACCTGCGTACCGCGGTTGACATCATTTTGAATCAGCTGCAATGCTTGAGGGAGTTGTGCATCATCTTGATATTTGCGTTTTAAAACCTGTAGACGCATTTGAATCGCAGACAATGGCGAACGCAGCTCATGCGAGGCATCTGCAGTAAAACGCTGTTCAGCAGCCAGTGATTTCTCCAGCCGGCCGAGCATGGCATTCAGCTGACGAATAATCGGTTGCAGTTCAGTGATTTCAGGATCAGGCGTTTTGATCGGGCTTAGATCCTGAGCAGTTT encodes the following:
- a CDS encoding glycosyl transferase family protein produces the protein MNTKRNIYKDFEHPFAQYVRIVGKGKNGARSLSYDEAYQAFSMILKNEVLDVQLGAFLMLLRVKEESVDELAGFVQATRDQLSFKKLDVDLDWSSYAGKRKHYPWFILAALTLAKHGYNIVMHGASGHTMNRVYTEQVLTYLGYPICQNDAEVEQQLLQQHFAYIPLEVISPILADLIALRNVMGLRSPIHTLARLINPFNAKATLQAIFHPAYRGSHQQAAFRLGYKNSAVIKGEGGEFERNPDAKTLICGIKDGELYEHELPKLTDNRSPIEEELDLALFKAVWDGQQSHDYGEIAVIETMGIALYTMGVCDSFEAAMQKAKTLWANRHTV
- a CDS encoding YeaC family protein, translated to MNIEQMLAVLNPEIVERLRTAVEIGKWPNGVALTPEQRQTCMQAVYAWEMKNLPENERSGYIDRGTKEEGEECDDDHHKNEPEFKPIRFV
- a CDS encoding NAD(+) kinase; amino-acid sequence: MISRIRSGATTLVQISHKTFRNIGLIGRPDKSSVVETLCLIHDHLLNLGLHPVFDAATAELVPYQNTQTVSRALLGEVVDLVIVVGGDGSLLHAARALVKYNTPVIGVNRGRLGFLTDIKPTEVIFKLDQVLKGDFQTERRFLLEVEIRSKGEVIYDAIALNDVVLHSGKSVHMIDFELNIDGQYVYRQHSDGLIVSTPTGSTAYALSGGGPIVHPSMDAIALVPMHPHTLSSRPIVVGGHSEIKLLIRENRVLPMVSADGQHSVSLNVGDSVHIRKHPFKLNLLHPPGYDFYNACRTKLGWNQDFDYFKQD
- the mrcB gene encoding penicillin-binding protein 1B, coding for MKSERGMGFLALIFSIIVISIFVAFSIYLIRLDNIVRDKFEGQRWDIPAKVFARPMEVYVNAPVSLQDFQQELKLLGYKNSDSYTKSGSFVTTGNTLYVHTRGFDFGDRVEPEQILKVSFSGEQIAEVSATKPSSSGIARLEPLLIGGIYPQHNEDRVLIKLNKVPKPLIEALIATEDRKFYEHHGVSPRGIARAVVSNITGGKRQGGSTLTQQLVKNFYLTPERTLKRKVNEAFMAMLIELHYDKNEILEAYLNEVNLGQNGNYSINGYGLASQFYFGLPLRELNISQQAFLVGLVQGPSLYNPWRNPESAKKRRDIVLNNMLVMGYLTQEQYEKETARPLNVISKPTLGPARFPDFLDIVRRQLRTDYQETDLTNQGLRIFTTLDPLAQTRIQDSFKETVARLSKSNPGRLKDLQGAVLVSHPENGELVAAVGSTQDFTGFNRAVDAKRQVGSLLKPVIYLSALESNRYHWASPIEDSEISIKSDGKTWTPKNYSGRGHGVIPMSQALSQSYNLSTVRLAQEFGLSTFINHLKKFGVTSDIPSYPSIYLGAVDMSPMEVMNIYGNFATGGFKYPTKAIRSVVDANGRSLDRYSLSVQPTIDPASAYALNYGLQQVMSNGTGRAAYNSLPRSLNLAGKSGTTNDSRDSWFAGYSGNYMTVVWLGLDDNKVTGLTGSSGALPVWTNVMKQLRQKPVNLPQPNEIEWHWLDRYTGLLSAQGCEGAMYIPISRHALPNQATACGISHYATEPYDIDSEPAPSDAEQDDMSRYIQESETEIERDLESETRIIASGSYSH
- a CDS encoding NUDIX domain-containing protein, which encodes MTKATIHVAIALLFYQNQVLVGWREAKQHQGNKYEFPGGKVEQGELPVEACRREVIEEVGVDIERWHASDFISHEYEDLIVNLHIFHASVQPTQLAEIKQPWRWYSREELGQLNFPKANQSMIQKLQWPQRIKIAEDLDILSSLDTDQMLYWRVEATPERIMQLHQYPVDQLSKLIINQQLWSQLNELQQQTIRTIHLKQIQLMDLKQGELKSGYRYLAACHDLSALMHAEQIGCEAALLSPVLATATHPDTPALGWEQFKQMAEQVQIPVFALGGMKADELEYAKSQHAYGIAGIRYI
- the hemP gene encoding hemin uptake protein HemP; the protein is MNAPFSLFTRNNDTHHALPMLHSNNLFALGREIRIMHAGEEYRLRLTRNNRLILTK
- a CDS encoding sensor histidine kinase, giving the protein MSAAISLQTKLIKHALFSSILAGVLAWLLLLGISSYQAIQLHDELMEQISELLLGDVTQAKDAQVDELSEQFDIQYALLLGQQVLTTSIDDELINTIPKAQNNGFQFAYENGHFIRILTAEDDDLLVKIVQPLSVRFDELWQTTLGFAGILFILWLVQWLILRVAIRRQLRPLNKISRAIGSKTAQDLSPIKTPDPEITELQPIIRQLNAMLGRLEKSLAAEQRFTADASHELRSPLSAIQMRLQVLKRKYQDDAQLPQALQLIQNDVNRGTQVLENLLLLARLDPERTEQLPAQTVNLKNLVQEALQALQPFAQEKDIHWNLNLEDAVIEANPELIFSCIRNLVDNAIRYTPPQGQVEIRTVIEPHQIQLLIENSGEGIANDVLERLGERFYRALGTRTQGSGLGLSICQKIMALHAAKIDYAPSDLGGLKVLLSFKLE